Proteins co-encoded in one Christiangramia fulva genomic window:
- the alr gene encoding alanine racemase, giving the protein MPKAEETVLEIDLGALAHNYRFLRSKLDEDVKLLSVVKAHAYGSDSVAIAKKLEELGTDYFAVAYVEEGIRLRENGITKPVLVLHPQFTHFESIIEHCLEPNLYSERTLQTFIQTAEKLNLENYPVHIKLNTGLNRLGFDEPEISRISELITGTKRVKVASVFSHLAASEDWQEREFTVGQIDLFRKMSRQLIENLGYEPLLHICNTSGVINYPKAQFSMVRTGIGLYGYGNDKNIDPQLKPVGKLKTIISQIRKLDNGATVGYNRAFKVEKPTRIATLPVGHADGINRIYGREKAGVFINGKYAPIVGNVCMDIIMVNVTDIDCKEGDEVIVFGGPQHPVDFAEAGGTISYELITGIQRRVSRVIIPENKK; this is encoded by the coding sequence ATGCCTAAAGCCGAAGAGACCGTACTCGAGATTGACCTTGGGGCGCTGGCACACAATTACCGATTTTTAAGATCAAAACTCGATGAAGATGTTAAATTACTTTCTGTTGTAAAAGCTCATGCTTACGGAAGTGATTCGGTTGCTATCGCTAAAAAACTGGAAGAATTGGGAACCGATTATTTTGCTGTTGCCTATGTAGAAGAAGGAATTAGGCTTAGGGAAAATGGAATTACCAAACCCGTCCTGGTGCTGCATCCGCAATTTACCCATTTTGAATCTATCATTGAACACTGCCTGGAGCCAAATCTTTACAGCGAAAGGACCCTGCAAACTTTTATTCAAACTGCTGAAAAGCTTAACCTGGAAAACTATCCCGTTCATATTAAACTTAATACCGGCCTGAACCGTTTAGGTTTTGATGAGCCTGAAATCTCCCGAATCTCTGAACTAATCACCGGCACCAAAAGAGTAAAAGTGGCTTCTGTTTTTTCCCATCTTGCGGCAAGCGAAGACTGGCAGGAGCGTGAATTTACGGTTGGACAGATCGATCTTTTCAGGAAGATGAGCCGGCAGCTCATCGAAAATCTTGGCTATGAGCCTTTGCTTCATATCTGCAATACTTCCGGGGTCATTAATTATCCAAAAGCGCAGTTTAGCATGGTGAGAACTGGCATTGGCCTTTATGGTTACGGAAATGATAAAAACATCGATCCGCAACTCAAACCGGTAGGGAAACTAAAAACCATCATTTCACAGATCAGGAAACTGGATAATGGCGCGACTGTGGGCTATAATAGGGCCTTCAAAGTGGAAAAACCAACCCGAATCGCCACTCTGCCAGTAGGACATGCCGATGGCATCAACCGTATTTACGGACGCGAAAAAGCAGGGGTTTTTATCAATGGTAAATATGCTCCAATTGTTGGAAATGTGTGTATGGATATCATTATGGTGAACGTAACTGATATCGATTGTAAAGAAGGTGATGAAGTGATCGTCTTCGGCGGACCTCAGCACCCCGTTGATTTTGCCGAAGCCGGCGGTACAATTTCTTATGAACTTATAACAGGAATCCAGCGCAGAGTAAGCCGCGTAATTATCCCTGAAAATAAGAAATGA
- the mscL gene encoding large conductance mechanosensitive channel protein MscL has protein sequence MGFFKDFKEFLLQKDIVMLATAVVIGAAFNKIVSSVVADVIMPIIGVFTGGIDFSQKFIPLDGNHYESLEAAQEAQAAVITYGNLIQAIIYFIIIGFFIFLVLRAYERMKKKKDVPAAPAPKGPTQEELLTEIRDELKRQNS, from the coding sequence ATGGGTTTTTTCAAAGATTTTAAAGAATTTCTGCTTCAGAAAGACATCGTCATGCTGGCTACGGCTGTCGTCATCGGCGCGGCTTTCAACAAAATCGTCTCTTCGGTAGTGGCCGATGTGATCATGCCGATCATTGGCGTTTTTACCGGTGGTATTGATTTCTCGCAAAAATTCATTCCGCTTGACGGCAATCATTATGAATCTCTTGAAGCCGCACAGGAAGCCCAGGCAGCAGTGATCACCTACGGAAATCTAATTCAGGCTATCATCTATTTTATAATAATAGGTTTCTTCATATTTTTGGTGCTTCGCGCTTATGAGAGAATGAAGAAGAAAAAAGATGTACCGGCCGCACCGGCTCCAAAAGGGCCTACCCAGGAAGAATTGCTTACTGAGATTCGCGACGAACTAAAAAGACAAAATTCATAA
- a CDS encoding aspartate-semialdehyde dehydrogenase produces MKVAVVGATGMVGNVMLKVLEERNFPLTELIPVASEKSVGKKIKFKDQEYEVVGLETAVSMKPEIALFSAGGDTSLAWAPKFAEAGTIVIDNSSAWRMNPNHKLVVPEINAKLLNKEDKIIANPNCSTIQLLMALKPLHDKYTIKRVVVSTYQSITGTGVKAVRQLENEYAGEKGEMAYPYPIHRNALPHCDVFQENGYTKEEMKLSNETKKILGDDSIKLTATAIRIPVVGGHSESVNIEFEKDFDEVEVRQLLADFPGVTVQDNPAVNTYPMPIYAEGKDDVFVGRIRRDYSQPNTLNMWIVADNLRKGAATNAVQIAEYLLKNELV; encoded by the coding sequence ATGAAAGTAGCTGTTGTTGGCGCCACCGGAATGGTGGGAAATGTAATGCTGAAAGTTCTTGAAGAACGCAATTTTCCGTTAACCGAATTGATCCCGGTAGCCTCGGAAAAATCGGTAGGTAAAAAAATAAAGTTCAAAGACCAGGAATATGAAGTGGTAGGCCTGGAAACAGCCGTTTCCATGAAACCGGAAATCGCCTTATTTTCCGCGGGAGGAGATACTTCTTTGGCCTGGGCTCCAAAGTTCGCCGAAGCAGGAACTATTGTGATCGATAATTCTTCAGCATGGAGAATGAATCCAAATCACAAACTCGTAGTGCCAGAGATCAATGCAAAGCTGCTGAACAAAGAAGATAAGATCATTGCCAATCCTAACTGCTCGACCATTCAACTTTTGATGGCTTTAAAGCCTCTTCATGATAAATACACTATTAAGAGAGTGGTGGTCTCGACCTATCAGTCAATCACGGGTACCGGAGTGAAAGCGGTTCGACAGCTCGAAAATGAATATGCCGGTGAAAAAGGAGAGATGGCTTATCCTTATCCTATTCATAGAAACGCGCTGCCTCATTGCGATGTTTTCCAGGAAAATGGCTACACCAAAGAAGAAATGAAGCTGAGCAATGAAACCAAAAAGATCCTTGGTGACGATTCTATAAAACTAACGGCCACGGCAATCAGGATCCCAGTGGTTGGCGGCCATTCAGAATCGGTGAACATTGAATTTGAAAAAGATTTTGACGAAGTGGAAGTGCGCCAGTTGTTAGCTGATTTTCCCGGAGTGACCGTGCAGGACAATCCGGCGGTGAATACCTATCCCATGCCGATCTATGCTGAAGGAAAAGACGATGTCTTCGTTGGTAGAATTAGAAGGGATTATTCTCAGCCCAACACGCTAAATATGTGGATCGTTGCCGATAATCTTCGAAAAGGAGCGGCAACAAATGCCGTGCAAATAGCTGAATATTTACTGAAAAACGAGCTGGTCTAA
- a CDS encoding prolyl oligopeptidase family serine peptidase, giving the protein MAGILATCENDDKQKKETALNYPETKKVDTVTNYFGTEVKDPYRWLENDRAEEVEEWVKAENKVTFNYLEKIPYRDQLKKRLTEIWNYEKLGAPFHEGDYIYFFKNNGLQNQSVLYRKKSPDTEAEVFLDPNKFSEDGTTSLGGLSFSEDGKTLAYAISEGGSDWRKIILLNTANHKILGDTIRDVKFSGISWKGNEGFYYSSYDKPKGSELSAKTDQHKLYYHKLGTPQSEDKVIYGEKEGEKHRYIGGSVTEDNHYLMIAARNSTSGGELYLMDLTKKNPELVTVIGNDKTDTYLVDNQGSKLYLLTNLDAPNRRVVTVDASNPTPENWKDFIPETEYVLSPSTGGGYLFAEYMKDAISQVKQYDYDGKLIREVELPGIGTVSGFGAKKEEDTLYYTFTNYVTPGSIYKYNIEKGKSELYNKPNIDFNSDNYESKQIFYNSKEGTKIPMIITYKKGTKMDGKNPTMLYGYGGFDISLTPSFSTAMSVWLEQGGIYAVPNLRGGGEYGKDWHDAGIKMKKQNVFDDFIAAAEYLIENNYTSKDYLAIRGGSNGGLLVGATMTQRPDLMKVALPAVGVMDMLRYHTFTAGAGWAYDYGTAEDSKEMFEYLYGYSPVHNVKEGVEYPATLITTGDHDDRVVPAHSFKFAAELQEKQAGDEPVLIRIETKAGHGAGKPTSMVIEEYADLFGFTFYNMGYESLPNSKNENVKA; this is encoded by the coding sequence ATGGCCGGAATTTTAGCTACCTGCGAAAATGATGACAAACAAAAAAAAGAAACTGCTTTGAATTACCCCGAAACAAAAAAGGTCGATACCGTGACTAATTACTTCGGTACCGAAGTGAAAGATCCTTACCGATGGCTGGAAAATGACCGTGCAGAAGAAGTTGAAGAATGGGTGAAAGCCGAAAACAAGGTGACCTTTAATTACCTTGAGAAAATTCCTTACCGTGACCAACTTAAAAAACGCCTTACTGAAATCTGGAATTATGAGAAACTGGGCGCTCCTTTTCATGAAGGGGATTATATTTATTTCTTCAAAAATAACGGACTCCAGAATCAAAGCGTTCTCTATCGTAAAAAAAGCCCCGATACCGAAGCTGAAGTCTTTCTTGATCCCAATAAATTCAGTGAAGACGGCACCACTTCATTAGGTGGGCTAAGCTTTTCTGAAGATGGGAAAACTCTGGCTTATGCCATTTCTGAAGGAGGGAGCGACTGGAGAAAGATCATTCTTCTGAATACCGCAAATCACAAAATTCTTGGTGATACCATCCGCGATGTGAAGTTCAGCGGAATTTCATGGAAAGGCAATGAGGGATTTTACTATTCCAGTTATGATAAACCGAAAGGCAGTGAGCTTTCCGCAAAAACCGATCAGCATAAACTGTATTATCACAAGCTCGGAACTCCGCAGAGTGAAGACAAGGTGATCTATGGTGAAAAAGAAGGTGAAAAGCACCGTTATATTGGCGGAAGCGTGACCGAAGACAATCACTATTTGATGATTGCGGCCAGAAATTCTACTTCCGGAGGGGAACTGTATTTAATGGATCTTACTAAAAAGAATCCGGAACTGGTAACCGTGATCGGCAATGACAAAACCGACACCTACCTGGTGGACAATCAGGGCAGCAAACTTTATCTGCTGACTAATCTTGATGCTCCAAATCGTCGGGTGGTAACTGTTGACGCGTCTAATCCTACTCCCGAGAACTGGAAGGACTTTATCCCTGAAACCGAATACGTGCTGAGCCCGAGTACCGGCGGCGGCTATTTATTTGCCGAATATATGAAAGATGCTATTTCCCAGGTAAAACAATACGATTACGATGGAAAACTGATTCGTGAGGTTGAGCTGCCAGGAATTGGAACCGTTAGCGGATTTGGAGCCAAAAAAGAGGAAGATACCCTTTATTACACTTTTACCAATTACGTGACTCCGGGAAGTATTTATAAATACAACATCGAAAAAGGCAAATCTGAGCTTTATAATAAACCTAATATCGATTTCAATTCAGATAATTACGAAAGCAAGCAGATTTTTTATAATTCCAAGGAAGGAACAAAGATCCCGATGATCATTACCTATAAAAAAGGAACAAAGATGGATGGCAAGAATCCAACCATGTTATATGGCTACGGCGGATTTGATATAAGCCTTACTCCAAGTTTCAGCACGGCGATGAGTGTGTGGCTGGAACAGGGCGGAATCTATGCCGTTCCGAACCTACGCGGTGGCGGGGAATACGGAAAAGATTGGCATGATGCCGGGATCAAAATGAAGAAACAGAACGTTTTCGATGACTTTATCGCAGCCGCAGAATATCTTATCGAAAACAATTACACCTCTAAAGATTATCTGGCGATTCGCGGAGGATCTAACGGCGGACTTTTGGTGGGAGCGACCATGACTCAGCGTCCAGATTTGATGAAAGTCGCCTTGCCGGCTGTTGGCGTAATGGATATGCTTCGTTACCACACCTTTACCGCAGGCGCGGGCTGGGCTTATGATTACGGAACTGCGGAAGACAGCAAGGAAATGTTCGAATATCTGTATGGATATTCGCCGGTTCATAATGTAAAGGAAGGCGTGGAATATCCCGCGACACTTATCACTACAGGTGACCATGACGACCGGGTGGTACCCGCTCATTCCTTTAAGTTTGCCGCAGAATTACAGGAAAAACAGGCCGGTGACGAACCTGTTCTGATAAGGATCGAAACCAAGGCGGGTCATGGTGCCGGTAAACCTACCAGCATGGTCATTGAAGAGTATGCCGATCTTTTCGGTTTTACTTTCTATAATATGGGCTATGAAAGTCTGCCTAATTCAAAAAATGAAAATGTAAAAGCTTAG
- a CDS encoding HAD family hydrolase: MLQIVVYDLNRTLYRKSSKNEFFKFLISKKQARSLNLIQMLPFALLYSLKLLNKTTFKQHFYKYLDGIPPEVMTNLAKEFWDREYPENFRKSMLGDIHRYTSENVEVYIITGAYEVYTKYLENLLGVKVLGTRTSYKNGQYRIEGKACNNEEKVRRLKQEVREDYEILKAYSDDDEEILYEAEKGYFLKGNVWLQVQK, translated from the coding sequence ATGCTACAGATTGTTGTTTATGATCTGAATCGGACGCTTTATCGAAAATCGTCTAAAAATGAATTTTTTAAGTTCCTAATCAGTAAAAAACAGGCCAGGTCTTTGAACCTGATTCAGATGCTTCCTTTTGCATTATTATATAGCCTTAAACTTCTCAATAAAACTACCTTCAAACAGCATTTCTATAAATATCTTGATGGAATTCCGCCGGAAGTAATGACGAATCTTGCCAAAGAATTCTGGGATCGTGAATATCCTGAAAATTTCCGAAAAAGCATGCTGGGGGATATTCATCGCTATACTTCTGAAAATGTGGAGGTTTATATAATCACCGGCGCCTATGAGGTCTATACCAAATACCTTGAAAATCTCCTGGGAGTGAAGGTTCTTGGTACGAGAACCAGCTATAAAAATGGCCAATATCGTATCGAGGGAAAAGCCTGTAATAATGAGGAAAAAGTTAGAAGACTTAAGCAGGAAGTTAGGGAGGATTATGAGATTTTAAAAGCATATTCCGATGATGATGAAGAGATCCTGTATGAAGCTGAAAAAGGATATTTTTTAAAAGGAAATGTCTGGCTTCAGGTCCAAAAATAA
- a CDS encoding ABC transporter ATP-binding protein: MLQLQKVTFAYDTEPVLKNISFKIKKGQHISLIGESGCGKSTLLQLIYGLLHTEGKIFWQDKELLGPHFNLVPGEPFIKYLAQHFDLMLPLTAAENVGKHLSNFYPIKKRRRIKELLEVVEMEDLADKKAKLLSGGQQQRIALARALAKEPEVLLLDEPFSHIDHFRKNNLRRKLFAYLKEKNITCIVATHDSTDALSYANRTLVLKNGKIHADDSPENLYQNPPNKYVASLFGDVNHIMLRNLRADEDSRKRVLLYPHELKIVKKSAVKAIVEKSYFQGPDYLIKAKLNTDSILIQHENALDENMEISIAVDKKLVHQRVSRS; this comes from the coding sequence ATGCTTCAGCTACAAAAAGTAACATTTGCCTACGATACCGAACCGGTATTAAAAAATATCAGCTTCAAAATTAAAAAGGGTCAGCACATCTCTTTAATTGGCGAAAGTGGATGTGGAAAAAGCACCCTTCTGCAGCTTATTTATGGATTGCTGCACACCGAAGGAAAAATTTTCTGGCAGGATAAGGAGCTCTTAGGCCCACATTTCAACCTTGTCCCCGGGGAACCTTTTATAAAATATCTGGCGCAGCATTTCGACCTTATGCTTCCGCTAACTGCCGCCGAGAATGTTGGAAAACATCTCAGTAATTTTTATCCCATTAAAAAGAGGCGAAGAATAAAGGAACTTTTGGAGGTTGTAGAAATGGAAGATCTTGCCGATAAAAAAGCGAAATTATTGAGCGGCGGACAACAGCAGCGTATTGCCCTGGCTCGTGCCCTTGCAAAGGAACCGGAAGTTTTGCTACTCGACGAGCCTTTCAGCCACATCGATCATTTCAGAAAAAATAATCTTCGCCGAAAACTTTTTGCATACCTAAAGGAAAAAAATATCACATGTATCGTGGCAACTCATGACAGCACTGACGCGCTTTCTTATGCCAACAGGACACTGGTGCTTAAAAATGGGAAAATCCATGCCGATGATTCTCCTGAGAACCTGTATCAGAATCCGCCGAACAAATATGTGGCATCTTTATTCGGAGATGTGAATCATATCATGCTGCGCAATCTTAGAGCTGACGAGGATAGCCGGAAAAGGGTTTTGCTCTACCCGCATGAGTTGAAAATCGTAAAAAAATCTGCTGTAAAAGCAATTGTTGAAAAAAGCTATTTTCAGGGGCCTGATTATCTTATCAAAGCTAAACTGAATACCGATTCGATCCTGATCCAGCACGAAAATGCTTTAGATGAGAATATGGAAATTTCTATCGCTGTTGATAAAAAACTGGTCCATCAGCGAGTTAGTCGATCTTAA
- a CDS encoding transcription elongation factor produces MAESEKEILINSCREILNERREVIKKAMDGLKEDLENETKSSAGDKFETGREMINIEWNKLSIQLKENDRLHQIFNRIDNQNSTEEVRLGSIVRTSNANYFISAPIGIITAGSEAFFAIGINSPVARLMLGLKQGEDFSFNGKTSKILKID; encoded by the coding sequence ATGGCAGAATCTGAAAAAGAAATATTGATAAATTCCTGTCGGGAGATCCTAAATGAAAGGCGTGAGGTCATTAAGAAAGCCATGGACGGCCTAAAAGAAGATTTGGAAAATGAAACTAAAAGCAGCGCAGGTGACAAATTTGAAACAGGGCGGGAAATGATCAATATCGAATGGAATAAACTTTCCATTCAGCTGAAGGAAAATGATCGTCTTCATCAAATTTTTAATCGCATAGATAACCAGAATTCTACCGAAGAGGTGAGGCTCGGAAGTATCGTGCGAACCAGCAACGCCAATTATTTTATTTCTGCGCCTATTGGAATCATTACCGCGGGCAGTGAGGCTTTTTTCGCCATTGGGATTAATTCTCCCGTAGCCCGACTCATGCTGGGTTTAAAGCAAGGAGAAGATTTCAGTTTTAATGGAAAAACATCAAAGATCCTTAAGATCGACTAA
- the mtgA gene encoding monofunctional biosynthetic peptidoglycan transglycosylase yields the protein MIKRILRILLKIIAGLFLFSIFMVLVYKWVPVLFTPLMVIRYFENPDEEIQHDWVPIEDISRHLQLAVITSEDQNFVKHHGFDFEAIQKAMENNKKGRRVRGASTISQQTAKNVFLWPARNWFRKGLETYFTFLIEMLWSKERILEVYLNSVEMGKGVFGAEAAAQYWFHKSAEKLTPYEAAAIAAVLPNPRRYRANPASNYIQQRKNWIVRQMQYYGKFSLE from the coding sequence ATGATAAAAAGAATCCTTAGAATACTTCTTAAAATTATTGCCGGACTGTTTCTGTTCAGCATTTTTATGGTTCTTGTTTATAAATGGGTTCCCGTGCTTTTTACTCCTTTGATGGTTATCAGGTATTTTGAAAATCCGGACGAGGAAATTCAACATGACTGGGTTCCAATTGAAGATATTTCGAGGCATTTACAGTTGGCAGTGATCACCAGCGAAGATCAGAATTTTGTGAAACATCATGGCTTTGATTTTGAAGCCATCCAAAAGGCAATGGAAAACAATAAAAAAGGACGAAGGGTTCGCGGTGCTTCCACCATTTCTCAGCAAACCGCAAAAAATGTTTTTCTGTGGCCCGCGCGGAACTGGTTCAGGAAAGGCCTGGAAACCTATTTCACTTTTCTCATCGAAATGCTCTGGAGCAAAGAACGCATTCTCGAAGTTTACCTGAACAGCGTGGAAATGGGAAAAGGCGTTTTTGGAGCGGAGGCCGCGGCTCAATACTGGTTTCATAAAAGTGCTGAAAAACTTACGCCTTATGAAGCTGCTGCCATTGCCGCCGTCCTCCCAAATCCAAGGCGATATCGCGCCAATCCCGCTTCAAATTATATACAGCAACGCAAGAACTGGATCGTACGGCAGATGCAGTATTACGGTAAATTCAGTCTGGAATAA
- a CDS encoding NAD(P)/FAD-dependent oxidoreductase, protein MNFSFWETDSWFTNIDFLIVGSGITGLNCALRLKEKEPDAKILILEKGMLPEGASTKNAGFACFGSLSEIIDDLKTHSPEEVVSLIKKRINGLELLLKNLGDKTIDYRSYGGYELFTREDQELYEECLQKMPEINEMLRPVFSDEVFSISENKFRFEQIQQKLIFNKYEGQIDTGKMMWALVKKAIASGIKILNGVEVKSFSEEGEKVHIKTEKFELVSKKLIIATNGFASRLGIEEVKPARAQVLITKPLEKLPFEGTFHLDKGYYYFRNIGNRVLFGGGRNLDFKAEETDEMGLTNLIQNRLKELLKNTILPNTNFEIEQSWSGIMGVGEQKKPILKKLSQNVYCGVRLGGMGIAIGSQVGTDLADLATQA, encoded by the coding sequence ATGAATTTTTCTTTCTGGGAAACCGATTCCTGGTTTACAAATATTGATTTTTTAATTGTCGGGAGTGGTATTACCGGACTCAACTGTGCCTTAAGACTGAAAGAAAAAGAGCCCGACGCGAAAATTCTCATTCTCGAGAAAGGAATGTTGCCTGAAGGCGCCAGCACTAAAAATGCCGGATTTGCCTGTTTTGGCAGTCTTTCTGAGATCATCGACGATCTTAAAACACATTCTCCTGAAGAAGTTGTCAGTTTAATTAAGAAGCGAATTAACGGCCTTGAACTTCTGCTGAAGAATCTTGGCGATAAAACCATCGATTATCGTTCTTACGGCGGCTATGAGCTGTTTACAAGGGAAGATCAGGAATTATATGAAGAATGCCTTCAGAAAATGCCGGAAATCAACGAGATGCTTCGTCCAGTCTTCAGTGATGAGGTATTCAGTATTTCTGAAAACAAATTCAGATTTGAACAAATTCAGCAAAAACTGATCTTCAATAAATATGAAGGCCAGATAGACACTGGAAAAATGATGTGGGCCCTGGTAAAAAAAGCGATCGCTTCGGGAATTAAAATTCTTAATGGAGTAGAGGTGAAATCTTTTTCCGAAGAAGGCGAAAAAGTTCACATCAAAACTGAAAAATTTGAGCTTGTTTCAAAAAAACTCATTATCGCGACCAATGGTTTTGCTTCACGCCTTGGAATTGAAGAAGTAAAACCCGCCCGCGCCCAGGTATTGATCACTAAACCATTAGAAAAACTGCCATTTGAAGGTACCTTTCACCTCGATAAAGGCTATTATTATTTTAGAAATATTGGCAATAGAGTTCTGTTTGGTGGCGGAAGGAATCTGGATTTTAAAGCCGAAGAAACTGATGAAATGGGGCTGACCAATCTTATTCAAAACCGACTAAAAGAATTGCTGAAAAACACTATTCTGCCCAATACGAATTTTGAGATAGAACAATCCTGGAGCGGAATTATGGGAGTAGGTGAGCAGAAAAAACCTATTTTGAAAAAGCTTTCTCAAAATGTATACTGCGGAGTGCGCCTCGGCGGAATGGGAATAGCCATTGGAAGCCAGGTTGGGACAGATCTTGCAGATTTAGCAACGCAAGCATGA
- the accC gene encoding acetyl-CoA carboxylase biotin carboxylase subunit: protein MFKKILIANRGEIALRVIRTCKEMGIKTVAVYSTADAESLHVRFADEAVCIGPPPSNLSYLKISNIIAAAEITNADAIHPGYGFLSENAKFSKICGEHEIKFIGASPEMISKMGDKATAKATMRAAGVPCVPGSEGIIKDFKECLKLAKEIGFPVMLKATAGGGGKGMRAVWKEEDLEPAWESARKEADASFGNDGMYMEKLIEEPRHIEIQVVGDSTGKACHLSERDCSIQRRHQKLTEETPSPFMTDTLRKKMGEAAVKAAEFIKYEGAGTVEFLVDKHRNFYFMEMNTRIQVEHPITEQVIDYDLIREQILVAAGVPISGKNYTPQLHSIECRINAEDPYHNFRPSPGKITNLHAPGGHGVRIDTHVYSGYVIPPNYDSMIAKLITTAQTREEAINKMKRALDEFVIEGIQTTIPFHRQLMDHPDYIEGNYTTKFMEDFKMKPKEEEA, encoded by the coding sequence ATGTTTAAAAAAATATTGATTGCAAACAGAGGGGAAATTGCTTTAAGAGTAATTCGTACCTGCAAGGAAATGGGTATTAAGACTGTCGCAGTTTATTCTACCGCAGATGCGGAAAGCCTTCATGTGAGATTTGCCGATGAAGCTGTTTGTATAGGTCCTCCGCCCAGTAACCTTTCCTATCTTAAAATTTCGAATATTATTGCCGCGGCTGAAATTACCAATGCCGATGCAATCCATCCCGGTTATGGATTCCTTTCTGAAAATGCCAAATTTTCCAAGATCTGTGGAGAGCACGAAATAAAATTTATCGGTGCTTCTCCCGAAATGATCAGCAAAATGGGAGATAAGGCTACGGCTAAAGCAACCATGCGTGCCGCCGGAGTGCCTTGTGTTCCCGGTTCAGAAGGAATTATTAAAGATTTTAAAGAGTGCTTGAAACTGGCAAAAGAGATCGGATTTCCGGTCATGCTTAAAGCTACTGCCGGTGGTGGTGGTAAGGGAATGCGCGCTGTTTGGAAGGAAGAAGATCTTGAACCGGCCTGGGAATCGGCCAGAAAAGAAGCCGATGCCTCCTTTGGTAACGACGGGATGTATATGGAAAAGCTCATCGAAGAGCCACGCCATATCGAGATCCAGGTTGTTGGAGACAGCACCGGTAAAGCCTGTCACCTTTCTGAAAGAGATTGTTCTATCCAACGACGTCATCAAAAATTGACCGAGGAAACCCCATCGCCCTTCATGACCGATACGCTTCGTAAGAAAATGGGAGAGGCCGCTGTAAAAGCTGCCGAATTCATCAAATATGAAGGTGCGGGAACCGTGGAATTTCTGGTAGACAAACACCGCAATTTCTACTTTATGGAAATGAACACCCGTATCCAGGTGGAACATCCAATCACCGAGCAGGTGATCGATTATGACCTTATTCGCGAGCAGATACTTGTAGCCGCGGGTGTACCAATTTCAGGAAAGAACTATACCCCTCAGCTGCATTCCATCGAATGCCGAATCAATGCCGAGGATCCGTATCATAATTTCCGTCCGTCACCTGGGAAGATAACCAATTTGCATGCGCCGGGAGGTCACGGAGTAAGAATTGACACTCACGTTTATAGCGGGTATGTTATTCCGCCAAATTACGATTCGATGATCGCTAAACTAATCACCACGGCTCAAACCCGTGAAGAAGCGATCAATAAAATGAAACGTGCACTTGATGAATTTGTGATCGAAGGGATACAAACCACGATTCCTTTCCATAGACAACTCATGGATCATCCCGATTATATTGAAGGAAATTACACCACGAAGTTTATGGAAGATTTCAAAATGAAACCTAAGGAAGAAGAGGCTTAA
- the accB gene encoding acetyl-CoA carboxylase biotin carboxyl carrier protein, which yields MDLKEIQNLIKFVAKSGASEVKLETGDVKITIKTGSDDKETTIVQQVPVGNQMPQQQMQPQQQPQQQAPAPQPQENAPAKNESSGSGEDTSKYITVKSPIIGTFYRKPSPDKPTFVEVGDSVKEGDVLCVIEAMKLFNEIESEVSGKIVKVLVDDSSPVEFDQPLFLVDPS from the coding sequence ATGGATTTAAAGGAAATTCAGAATCTAATAAAATTTGTGGCCAAATCTGGCGCCAGCGAGGTGAAACTGGAAACAGGTGATGTAAAGATCACTATCAAAACAGGTTCAGACGACAAAGAGACTACCATTGTACAACAGGTACCGGTAGGAAATCAAATGCCTCAGCAGCAAATGCAACCTCAGCAGCAGCCCCAGCAGCAAGCTCCGGCTCCGCAACCGCAGGAAAATGCCCCGGCTAAAAATGAATCTTCAGGTTCAGGTGAAGACACCTCTAAATACATAACGGTAAAATCACCTATTATAGGTACTTTCTACAGAAAACCTTCACCAGATAAACCTACTTTCGTAGAAGTGGGAGATTCTGTAAAAGAAGGGGACGTGCTTTGCGTGATCGAAGCCATGAAACTTTTCAATGAAATTGAAAGCGAAGTTTCAGGTAAAATTGTGAAAGTACTTGTAGACGATTCTTCTCCTGTAGAGTTCGATCAGCCATTATTCCTGGTAGATCCGTCTTAA